From Domibacillus sp. DTU_2020_1001157_1_SI_ALB_TIR_016, a single genomic window includes:
- a CDS encoding NADPH-dependent FMN reductase, whose protein sequence is MKLLGISGSIIGTKTAVVVKEVLKEVKKLDPQVEAEMLDLKNYDVQFSDGRKVSEYAGDTKKVIDKILNADFYIIGTPIFQASLAGALKNLFDLFPPATFAGKVMGFIATGGTYQHYLVIEHQLKPIASYFRAYVEPHHVYLHPDHFNNQNEIVDSEIIERINELAKGLLFMHKQLHIPEMSR, encoded by the coding sequence ATGAAACTTTTAGGAATATCAGGTTCAATAATCGGTACAAAAACTGCAGTTGTTGTAAAGGAAGTACTCAAAGAAGTTAAGAAGCTTGATCCCCAAGTAGAAGCTGAGATGCTTGACTTAAAGAACTATGACGTACAGTTTAGTGATGGACGCAAGGTGAGTGAGTATGCAGGAGATACAAAAAAGGTGATAGATAAAATTTTAAATGCTGATTTTTATATTATTGGAACTCCCATCTTTCAAGCCTCTCTTGCGGGTGCATTAAAAAACTTATTTGATTTATTTCCTCCTGCCACTTTCGCTGGAAAGGTAATGGGCTTCATAGCGACAGGAGGAACGTATCAGCATTACCTTGTTATTGAGCACCAATTAAAGCCGATTGCAAGTTATTTCAGAGCATATGTAGAACCGCATCATGTGTATCTGCATCCAGATCATTTTAATAATCAAAATGAAATCGTGGATTCAGAAATAATAGAGCGTATAAATGAACTTGCCAAAGGTCTTTTATTTATGCATAAACAATTACACATACCGGAGATGTCTAGATAG